The following coding sequences lie in one Carcharodon carcharias isolate sCarCar2 chromosome 5, sCarCar2.pri, whole genome shotgun sequence genomic window:
- the echdc1 gene encoding ethylmalonyl-CoA decarboxylase isoform X1 — MAMFFIHKCLLCGLRSQILQQRGLSVYTSVYRMNEDDIKQKLQQFSGGSIDLQKDQNGIATLIINHPERKNAFSGTMMIDLRDSVEELENWTNGKGLIIRGADNTFCSGSDLRAVKAMLNPEDGLRICMFMQNTLTRLLRLPLISVALVQGKALGGGAEVTTACDFRIMTTGSEIRFVHKHMGLVPGWGGATRLIKLIGYRNALKLLSSTQHVDPATGLKIGLVDEILTSTDGDSCLEEAENWLNQYTNGSSQVIRAIKNVVVSGRELSQEESLKNEKSIFGTLWGSPANLKALAQKVKHN; from the exons ATGGCCATGTTCTTCATCCATAAATGTCTGCTTTGTGGCCTAAGGAGTCAAATACTGCAACAGAGAGGTCTGTCTGTATACACGTCTGTTTACAGAATGAATGAAGATGACATAAAGCAAAAACTTCAGCAGTTCTCTGGTGGATCCATTGATTTGCAGAAAGATCAAAATGGAATTGCAACCCTGATTATAAACCACCCTGAGCGGAAGAATGCATTTTCTG GAACAATGATGATAGATTTACGCGATAGTGTAGAGGAACTGGAGAATTGGACGAATGGCAAAGGTCTTATTATAAGAGGTGCAGACAACACATTCTGCTCTGGTTCTGATCTAAGAGCAGTTAAAGCAATGTTAAACCCTGAG GATGGATTGAGGATTTGCATGTTTATGCAGAATACCCTGACAAGGCTTCTGAG ACTACCCCTGATCAGCGTAGCATTAGTCCAGGGAAAGgcactgggaggaggagcagaggTTACGACAGCCTGTGATTTCAG GATCATGACTACAGGAAGTGAGATTCGTTTTGTTCATAAACATATGGGATTGGTACCAGGTTGGGGTGGAGCAACCAGACTGATTAAATTGATTGGATATAGGAATGCTCTTAAACTGTTGAGTAGTACTCAGCATGTGGACCCTGCAACAGGACTGAAGATTGGTCTGGTTGATGAAATTTTGACATCCACTGATGGGGATAGTTGTCTTGAAGAGGCAGAAAATTGGCTGAATCAATATACTAATGGGTCTTCACAAGTTATTAGAGCCATTAAGAATGTTGTGGTTTCAGGGAGAGAACTGTCACAAGAAGAGTCATTAAAGAATGAAAAGAGCATATTTGGTACCCTGTGGGGCTCTCCTGCTAATCTGAAAGCTTTGGCTCAAAAGGTCAAACATAACTAG
- the echdc1 gene encoding ethylmalonyl-CoA decarboxylase isoform X2, with product MAMFFIHKCLLCGLRSQILQQRGLSVYTSVYRMNEDDIKQKLQQFSGGSIDLQKDQNGIATLIINHPERKNAFSGTMMIDLRDSVEELENWTNGKGLIIRGADNTFCSGSDLRAVKAMLNPEDGLRICMFMQNTLTRLLRIMTTGSEIRFVHKHMGLVPGWGGATRLIKLIGYRNALKLLSSTQHVDPATGLKIGLVDEILTSTDGDSCLEEAENWLNQYTNGSSQVIRAIKNVVVSGRELSQEESLKNEKSIFGTLWGSPANLKALAQKVKHN from the exons ATGGCCATGTTCTTCATCCATAAATGTCTGCTTTGTGGCCTAAGGAGTCAAATACTGCAACAGAGAGGTCTGTCTGTATACACGTCTGTTTACAGAATGAATGAAGATGACATAAAGCAAAAACTTCAGCAGTTCTCTGGTGGATCCATTGATTTGCAGAAAGATCAAAATGGAATTGCAACCCTGATTATAAACCACCCTGAGCGGAAGAATGCATTTTCTG GAACAATGATGATAGATTTACGCGATAGTGTAGAGGAACTGGAGAATTGGACGAATGGCAAAGGTCTTATTATAAGAGGTGCAGACAACACATTCTGCTCTGGTTCTGATCTAAGAGCAGTTAAAGCAATGTTAAACCCTGAG GATGGATTGAGGATTTGCATGTTTATGCAGAATACCCTGACAAGGCTTCTGAG GATCATGACTACAGGAAGTGAGATTCGTTTTGTTCATAAACATATGGGATTGGTACCAGGTTGGGGTGGAGCAACCAGACTGATTAAATTGATTGGATATAGGAATGCTCTTAAACTGTTGAGTAGTACTCAGCATGTGGACCCTGCAACAGGACTGAAGATTGGTCTGGTTGATGAAATTTTGACATCCACTGATGGGGATAGTTGTCTTGAAGAGGCAGAAAATTGGCTGAATCAATATACTAATGGGTCTTCACAAGTTATTAGAGCCATTAAGAATGTTGTGGTTTCAGGGAGAGAACTGTCACAAGAAGAGTCATTAAAGAATGAAAAGAGCATATTTGGTACCCTGTGGGGCTCTCCTGCTAATCTGAAAGCTTTGGCTCAAAAGGTCAAACATAACTAG
- the rnf146 gene encoding E3 ubiquitin-protein ligase rnf146 has product MAGCGDVDHASNMIPGGRKLNDSCSNTAPTLTVPECAICLQTCVHPVKLPCKHIFCFLCVKGASWQSRRCALCRQEIPEEFLDKPALLSPEELKAASRGNGEYAWYYEGTNGWWQYDERTSTELEDAHLKGKKTIEMLIAGYLYVADLENMIQFRRNEHGRRRKMKRDIADIPKKGVAGLRLDCDSSGLTTERENSADGADSIAGAGSASVSIQSSVSIMRPTVRSATSLVDQPVSPLTPSPDANILLVNSLAQLQLSGQNLTRSHRGEGEEQYVASISRVSAAQSAARMSYDNTESATSSDTEDENTSQLHESGTTTNSRQILVSLNNEIPGDEPSPEEEPSSMIRAREQQPDGQCTVTEV; this is encoded by the coding sequence ATGGCTGGCTGTGGGGATGTCGATCATGCATCAAACATGATTCCAGGAGGAAGGAAGTTAAATGACTCCTGCTCAAACACAGCGCCTACTCTGACTGTACCAGAATGTGCTATCTGTCTTCAGACTTGTGTTCATCCTGTTAAATTGCCATGCAAACATATCTTCTGTTTCCTGTGTGTGAAAGGAGCATCTTGGCAAAGCAGGCGTTGTGCACTTTGTCGTCAAGAAATTCCTGAAGAGTTTCTGGACAAGCCAGCTTTGCTGTCCCCTGAAGAGCTTAAAGCAGCAAGCCGTGGAAATGGGGAGTATGCTTGGTACTATGAAGGCACAAATGGCTGGTGGCAATACGATGAACGCACAAGTACAGAACTAGAAGATGCTCATTTGAAGGGCAAAAAAACAATTGAAATGCTCATAGCTGGGTACTTGTATGTTGCGGACCTGGAGAACATGATTCAGTTCAGACGTAATGAGCATGGCCGCCGCAGAAAGATGAAACGAGATATTGCTGATATTCCCAAGAAGGGAGTGGCTGGTCTTCGTTTAGACTGCGATTCCAGCGGATTGACTACAGAAAGAGAGAATTCTGCAGATGGAGCAGATAGTATCGCTGGTGCTGGATCTGCATCTGTATCAATACAGTCTTCTGTTTCCATAATGAGGCCCACAGTTAGATCAGCAACTTCCTTGGTTGACCAGCCAGTTAGTCCACTAACTCCTTCACCAGATGCAAATATATTGCTTGTGAACTCCCTTGCTCAGTTGCAGCTAAGTGGCCAAAACTTGACCAGGAGTCAtagaggagaaggagaagagcaATATGTAGCCTCTATAAGTAGAGTTTCAGCTGCGCAGAGTGCAGCCAGAATGTCTTATGATAACACTGAGTCAGCCACAAGCTCCGATACTGAGGATGAGAACACCAGTCAGCTTCATGAGTCTGGAACTACCACTAACAGCAGGCAAATACTTGTTTCTCTGAACAATGAGATACCAGGAGATGAACCATCTCCAGAAGAAGAGCCTAGCAGCATGATCAGAGCCAGGGAGCAGCAACCTGATGGACAATGCACTGTAACAGAGGTCTAG